The region TGATGAGCAGTGGCCAGCTCAACCGACAGTTGTACAAGCCAGAGAAGAGTTCAGAGAACTGAAATCCTCTAAACCAGCTGTTTACAGCTTAGTCACCGCGTGCGttgaagagaagaaagaagaaccGAGTCTAGATAATTTGATCAATCCAGAGAACTTTAGTTCTTTAACCAAGCTTATGAGACTGACTGTGTTGGTTTTGTCGTTTAttgagaaattgaagaagacGAGGTCCAGAGAAGGAACGGAAGTAGATTTTACGAAATTGTACAGACAAGCAGAGATGTTGTGGATTAGGCACGTTCAGCAAGAGATCCTCAAAAGCGACAAGTATACACAGAGAAGGTCATCGTTAGGACTTTATCAAGACGAAGAAGGAACCTACGATGTCAAGGAAGAATTGGCGTGTCTTCTCTACCGTTCGATACACGATTTCCGATGCTGTTGCCGAGAAGTCATTATTTCACAAAGGTTGTGATTCTTAAGTGTCATGATCAAGTGATGCACAATGGAGTGGCAGAGACCTTGGTTCAACTTAGGTCGAGGTATTGGATTGTGAAGGGCAGACAAACGGTGAAGAGCATAATCAACAAGTGTGTAGTGTGCAAGAAACTCGAAGGTCGTCCATATGGAACGCCACCTGCTTCTCAACTTCCCAGGTTCAGATTGTCCGACGAATTTGCATTTACAAGTATAGGAATTGACTTTGCGGGCCCCGTTTATGTCAAGGACATTTATCACAAGAGTGCTGATATGAACAAGGCGTACATCGTATTGTACACGTGTGCCTCCAGTCGTGCGGTTCATCTCGATCTCGTCCCGAGGTTGACGACCGAAGTTTTCGTGAGAAGTTTCAAAAGGTTTATTGCCAGACGAGGTGTTCCAAATCTTGTAGTGTCACATAATGGATCCACTTTCAAAGGCGAAGCGCTGAAGAAGTTGCTAGCAGACCACCGCATTGAATGGAAATTTAACGTTGCGTTAGCTCCTTGGTGGGGAGGATTTTTTGAACGTCTCGTTAGATCAACAAAACGCTGTCTGAAGAAAACCTTAGGAACCGCGAGAGTCAGCTATGAAGAATTACTCTCTGTTGTTGTGGAAATAGAGGGAATACTCAATTCACGACCTCTTACGTACATGGATGATGAATTACGAAGTCCTTTGACGCCATCGCAATTGATTATTGGCCGTCGCCTGTTGagtaaagaagacaaaactcCCTCGAAAATGCCTCCGACCAGAAGTGAATTGTCAAGACGTGCGAAGTATCTGACGACTATTCTTTCGCAGTTTTGGAGACGTTGGCAGAAGGAGTACTTGACAGAGTTACGTGTCCATCATAATTGTCAACTGAAGAACAGACAACCAACCGTCAATGTAGGAGACGTTGTTTGCATGCACAAGGATGGGACGCCGAGACTATTTTGGAACATGGGAGTGGTCAAATCCCTTATTACAGGACGGGATGAAGTTCATCAAGGAGCAGTGGTGAGAACTCGTAGTGGAGATTGAGTAATCGAACTGACGAGACCCTTGAAAAGGTTGTATCCTGTAGAAGCTGGACCAGGAGTGCAGGAACGTCAGAACAGGAACACTGATTTTCCTATTACCTTTGTGGGAAACGCTGAACATGAACACGTAGCTGAACGTTAAGGAACACGAAATGAACAATGAACCGTTTCTCTtcgtcctttttttttgtttatgtcgTTACGGACTTCAGTCATTGGttgttgattgattgactaGTGTCAATCAAGGAGGGGAGTGTGTTAGAAATAGATTTCACATAAATAAACATGAATTACATATTTAGTTTTGGCGGAATGTTGACCTGAGTTTTTCTGATCGATCGCCGATTGCGTTCGAGTTTATTGGAGTATTGAGTGTTAGGTTTCGAACTGAATCAGTTGAGTGAAGTGGTAATTTCGCatagaaaattgaaaagaagtCATTAACCGGAAAACCAATTAAATACAGCTAAAAATCCATAACACTGATCTTCCAAACAACTTGTCAAGGTCAAATCGCTCATAATCACTGTATTTAAATTCTGGGTTCTTCGAAGAGTATTCGTCACACAAAAGTAGAAATTCTTCGTTCTTCGTGGTGTTTTCATCGTACAAAAGCAACAACGCTTCACGCAAATCTTTGAAAGACATTTTCAACTGTATTATTCTGTCAGCGTTCGCGATGGTTTCACCTTGGTTTGCTTAATGATTTGCATTTGGCGCGTGAACCGCGTCCTCGACCCAGTTCTGCGCATCCAGCCATGCCGTTCGTGAATCAAGAACGTCTcgtgcttaagttccctaatgTAGGGAGAATGACGTGTTTGTACACGGAGAACTGTAGGTTCCGGGACACACTCAACATTACTGCTCTCATTATTGAACTCACAGTCACTGGGGAACGGAGCTGACTCGTCAGTTTCCTCAAGATTATCGTCCACGATGCTGGCGATTTGGCGGGCTTTCGCGATATATTTGCGGTCCTCCTCAGAGAGATGACGACATTCGCTCAGAAAGTGGTTGGGATCGGGGCGTCCGCCTTGTTGGCAAAGTGGACAGGACTGTGATTGACGGGGAGGTCGTGGTCCCTTTCTAGGCAGCGATTTTATTGGCGTCGACCTTCGGAAGCCAACAGTTGCAGTGCGCATAACTTTTGCATCATCGGATGCTGTAGTTTCGTCAAGTAGCGAATTTAGGGATTGGGAAACCTCTGGTTTTATTGACGTCAAAGTCCTGGATCTTAGTTCGGTACCGTACCTTTGTTTGACCAATCTTGGTAGGTCTGGGTATATTAACTTTAACCATGTAAGGACAACGAAAGTTTCCAAAGACGGGCTTAACTCCTCGTCTTCCGTAATCAGGTCAACGTAATGGGATAAGCTGTTAGCTTTGAGCAATATGTTCTACACAAACGCCATCAACCGCTGGTACAGATCTTCAGGTCTTTCATTGGATTCCAAATGAATGTCAGCGAAGTCGATGAAATGGGCTCCTGTAATCTGGAATCCGAAATGCTGCCTGATGGTGTTCCAGATGGACTGGATTGAAGTGGAATTCTTCACCAACGTGCTTCTAGCAATAACAGGGAAATAATTCGCTATTTGCCCAACCATAAGCTCAAGAAAATTCACCTTTTGCGGAACGGTTAGGCGGTTGGCCTCGGCCACATCTCCATCGTCAGTGAAGCCTCTTAGAGGGTCGGCTTTCGTCTTTTTGCCCCACATGAAGCCCTCAGCAAGGAATGGGGCAAAATTTTTGTCAAGTGACAGGGTGTATTGTAAATTGTGCCTCCAATTTTTGAACCTGTTTAAAGTTTCTGACTTTAACAAACACCACTGTTTTGGTGCTCTGTGAGTACTAGCCATTTTTACGGTATCGGTCGTGCTCTAACAACGAAATTCTTCGAGGTTTAGACTTACCACAGTTGCTGACTTTGGTTTATAGGCTCTTTAAAGGAAGACTTGGAAGTGAATTCGACTGTACGCTGCCACCACGCCAGTAGTTTAATGGACAAATCTAACACACGAGTCGAGTTACAATTCAAGATGGCGACCCGGAAAAAACACACACAGGGCGAGTACGTGACAATGACAAAACTAAGGACCGCTGACTGGTACTGGCGGTGTAAACTACATCACTATGGCGTACGCGGAATTATCAACGATTGGTTTTCTTCATATCTATTTGATAGGATCCAAACTACTCAAATTGGATCCAGCATCTCTAGtaagaggaaaataatataTGGCTTTCCTCAAGGCTCTACTTTAGGtgcattgctctttttcagTAATCTATATTAATGACATTCATCTTGCT is a window of Acropora palmata chromosome 11, jaAcrPala1.3, whole genome shotgun sequence DNA encoding:
- the LOC141896433 gene encoding uncharacterized protein LOC141896433, with translation MHNGVAETLVQLRSRYWIVKGRQTVKSIINKCVVCKKLEGRPYGTPPASQLPRFRLSDEFAFTSIGIDFAGPVYVKDIYHKSADMNKAYIVLYTCASSRAVHLDLVPRLTTEVFVRSFKRFIARRGVPNLVVSHNGSTFKGEALKKLLADHRIEWKFNVALAPWWGGFFERLVRSTKRCLKKTLGTARVSYEELLSVVVEIEGILNSRPLTYMDDELRSPLTPSQLIIGRRLLSKEDKTPSKMPPTRSELSRRAKYLTTILSQFWRRWQKEYLTELRVHHNCQLKNRQPTVNVGDVVCMHKDGTPRLFWNMGVVKSLITGRDEVHQGAVVRTRSGD